A DNA window from Daucus carota subsp. sativus chromosome 3, DH1 v3.0, whole genome shotgun sequence contains the following coding sequences:
- the LOC108213626 gene encoding protein NRT1/ PTR FAMILY 5.4-like: protein MAERFAFFGVTGNLVNYLNNVLGMTISSAAKSFNVWLGVSTAVFPVLGAFIADSYLGRFKTILYSSIIYLVGLVLLTVSVSAISLVHRKPVFFLALYILSVGQGGHKPCVQTFAADQFDESVPEEKLAKSSFFNWYYLGVSLGATLAIVFVIYAQENIGWAIGFGMPLIAIAGSLFIFLIGQKTYKRAVPVGSPFTKFMQVLVAAVRKRHVSEVHDGRGVCYQDVDRTAPALARTNQFKFLDKAMIIDEIDASRQTRNEWRLCSVNQVEEVKLIFRLFPVWISCFMIGVVIGQQSTYFTKQGSTMVRHFKIPPATLQVVSGFTILTAGAIYDCFFVPVARKWTKHPSGITMLQRMGIGIFICVISMVVAALVESKRVGIARKHGLMDTPKSVVPMAIWWLVPQYMLCGLADVFAVIGMQEFFYNQVPEVMRSMGAAFYLSAVGVGSFLSSALITVVQIISSKNGKVEGWLSGNNLNRAHLDYFYWILAGLSGLTLCFYIWVARGFEYKKIECKNDMATEA from the exons ATGGCGGAGCGATTTGCATTCTTTGGAGTTACAGGGAATCTGGTAAATTACCTTAACAATGTGCTGGGAATGACAATATCTAGTGCGGCTAAGAGCTTTAATGTTTGGCTTGGAGTTTCTACTGCAGTATTTCCGGTGTTAGGTGCCTTCATTGCTGATTCCTACCTTGGCCGTTTCAAAACTATACTTTACTCCTCCATTATATATCTCGTG GGACTTGTTCTGTTAACAGTCTCAGTATCAGCAATCTCACTAGTCCATCGAAAACCGGTATTCTTCTTAGCACTTTACATACTAAGTGTGGGACAAGGCGGCCACAAACCATGTGTTCAAACATTTGCTGCTGATCAATTCGACGAAAGTGTCCCTGAGGAGAAGTTAGCAAAGAGTTCATTCTTCAATTGGTACTACTTGGGGGTTTCGCTTGGAGCAACTTTAGCAATTGTGTTTGTAATATATGCACAAGAGAATATCGGATGGGCCATTGGGTTTGGAATGCCGTTGATAGCCATTGCAGGTTCACTTTTCATATTCTTAATTGGACAAAAAACATATAAGAGAGCTGTACCTGTAGGCAGTCCATTCACTAAATTTATGCAAGTTCTGGTTGCTGCCGTTAGAAAACGTCATGTTTCTGAAGTGCATGATGGTAGAGGTGTGTGCTATCAGGATGTTGATCGTACTGCTCCAGCGTTGGCTCGTACTAATCAATTTAA ATTCTTAGATAAGGCCATGATAATTGATGAGATAGATGCTTCAAGGCAGACAAGAAATGAATGGAGACTATGTTCTGTCAATCAAGTAGAAGAAGTGAAGCTTATTTTTCGGCTGTTCCCAGTATGGATTAGTTGTTTCATGATTGGTGTTGTTATTGGTCAACAAAGCACATACTTCACCAAACAAGGCAGCACAATGGTTAGGCACTTCAAGATACCTCCTGCTACATTACAAGTCGTCTCCGGCTTTACCATCCTCACTGCTGGTGCAATCTATGATTGTTTCTTCGTTCCAGTGGCTCGAAAATGGACCAAGCATCCCTCTGGAATTACAATGCTGCAAAGAATGGGAATCGGGATTTTTATTTGTGTGATCTCAATGGTAGTGGCAGCTCTAGTAGAGTCCAAAAGGGTTGGCATTGCCAGAAAACATGGCTTAATGGATACACCAAAGTCGGTAGTCCCTATGGCGATTTGGTGGCTGGTTCCACAGTACATGCTTTGTGGACTTGCTGATGTGTTTGCAGTTATTGGAATGCAAGAATTTTTCTATAATCAGGTGCCAGAGGTGATGAGAAGTATGGGGGCAGCATTTTATCTCAGCGCAGTTGGGGTTGGGAGCTTTTTGAGCAGCGCGTTGATAACAGTTGTGCAGATTATTAGCTCAAAAAATGGTAAAGTGGAAGGTTGGCTGTCTGGTaataatcttaacagagctcaTCTTGATTATTTCTATTGGATTTTGGCTGGATTGAGTGGCTTAACTTTGTGCTTTTATATTTGGGTTGCTAGAGGATTCGAGTACAAGAAGATTGAATGTAAAAATGACATGGCTACTGAGGCCTAA
- the LOC108212704 gene encoding protein NRT1/ PTR FAMILY 5.4, producing MGTSTAACDDAHGHYKAFSPTKPKKNSWRSAIFIIFVEVAQRFAYYGVSGNLISYLNNVLGMPISAAAKSVNVWHGVSALFPLLGAFIADSYLGRFKTIIFSSIIYLMGLVLLTVSVSAISLVHRKPIFFLALYILSVGEGGHKPCVQTFAADQFDENVPEEKLAKSSFFNWWYLGIVIGSTAAVLVVIYVQDNIGWAIGFGMPTVAVAGALLVFLIGQRTYRRSVPVGSPFTRMMQVVVAAVRKRNVPEMHDAQGLCYEDEDCCSPALARTNQFKFLDKAMIIDQEDALNQKRNKWRLCSVNQVEEVKLVFRLFPIWIGTFMFNVAIAQQGTYFTKQGSTMTRDFNVPPATLQVITGLTILTAVAIYDRLLVPFARKWTKHPSGITMLQRLGVGIFLSMITMAVAALVEAKRVGIAKKHGLHDAPEAVVPMSIWWLVPQYMLNGLTDVFGVVGMQELFYDQVAEEMRSMGAAFYISTTGVGSFMSSGVISAVQAISSRYGKGERWLSGNNLNRAHLDYFYWVLAGLCGLSLCFYIWVARRFVYKKIECENDAEA from the exons TTGTGGAAGTAGCGCAGCGATTTGCATACTATGGAGTATCAGGGAATCTGATAAGTTACCTTAACAATGTGCTAGGCATGCCAATATCTGCTGCTGCTAAGAGTGTGAATGTTTGGCATGGAGTTTCTGCATTATTTCCGCTGCTGGGTGCTTTCATTGCTGATTCCTATCTTGGCCGTTTCAAAACTATTATTTTCTCCTCTATTATATATCTCATG GGACTTGTTCTGTTAACAGTATCAGTATCAGCAATTTCACTAGTCCATCGCAAACCTATATTCTTTTTAGCACTTTACATACTAAGTGTGGGAGAAGGCGGCCACAAACCATGTGTTCAAACATTTGCTGCTGATCAATTCGATGAAAATGTCCCCGAGGAGAAGTTGGCAAAGAGTTCATTCTTCAATTGGTGGTACTTGGGAATCGTCATCGGATCCACTGCAGCTGTTTTGGTTGTGATCTATGTACAAGATAATATTGGTTGGGCCATCGGGTTTGGAATGCCAACTGTAGCTGTTGCTGGTGCACTTTTGGTGTTTTTAATAGGACAAAGAACATATCGACGATCTGTGCCTGTAGGCAGCCCATTCACTCGAATGATGCAAGTTGTGGTTGCTGCTGTTAGAAAACGTAATGTTCCTGAAATGCATGATGCTCAAGGTTTATGTTACGAGGATGAGGATTGTTGTTCTCCAGCATTGGCTCGTACCAATCAATTCAA ATTCTTGGACAAGGCCATGATAATTGATCAGGAAGATGCTTTGAACCAGAAAAGAAACAAATGGAGGCTATGTTCTGTCAATCAAGTTGAAGAAGTGAAGCTGGTTTTTCGGCTATTCCCTATCTGGATAGGTACTTTCATGTTTAATGTTGCTATTGCACAACAAGGCACATATTTTACCAAACAAGGCAGCACAATGACTAGGGACTTCAATGTTCCTCCCGCGACATTACAAGTCATCACCGGCCTCACAATCCTCACTGCTGTTGCGATCTATGATCGTTTACTCGTTCCATTTGCGCGGAAATGGACCAAGCATCCCTCAGGAATCACAATGCTGCAAAGATTGGGGGTCGGGATTTTTCTGTCTATGATCACAATGGCAGTAGCAGCTCTAGTAGAGGCTAAAAGGGTCGGCATAGCAAAAAAACATGGTTTACACGATGCACCAGAAGCAGTAGTCCCAATGTCGATTTGGTGGTTGGTTCCACAATACATGCTTAATGGACTTACGGACGTGTTTGGGGTGGTGGGAATGCAAGAACTTTTTTATGATCAGGTGGCAGAGGAGATGAGAAGTATGGGAGCAGCATTCTATATCAGCACAACGGGGGTTGGGAGCTTTATGAGCAGTGGTGTTATATCAGCTGTGCAGGCTATTAGCTCAAGATACGGTAAAGGGGAAAGATGGCTATCTGGGaataatcttaacagagctcaTCTTGATTATTTCTATTGGGTTTTGGCTGGATTGTGTGGCTTAAGTCTGTGCTTCTACATTTGGGTTGCTAGGAGATTTGTTTACAAGAAGATTGAATGTGAAAATGACGCAGAGGCTTAA